From a region of the Agrobacterium tumefaciens genome:
- a CDS encoding ABC transporter permease: MSTIVESNIAEEPAKPLIARVNWVKAAPWLYTLALFAAWELLVYALKMPPTILPSPTRVAQAIIQYWSPIWKNSLQTLYTTTLGFALAVVAGLGIGLFIGWSKTIYAGLYPLMIGFNAIPKVALVPILVIWFGIGTVPAVLTAFLISFFPIVVNVATGLATIEPETEDVLRALGAKKMDIMLKVGIPRSMPYFFGSLKIAITLAFVGSVVSETVASNYGLGNMMSSAQSQFNVPLVFAGLLMLAVEGIVMYAIMAWIEKRMTGWAHRSTMGQ, encoded by the coding sequence ATGAGCACGATCGTTGAAAGCAATATCGCGGAAGAGCCCGCAAAGCCGCTGATCGCCCGCGTCAACTGGGTCAAGGCTGCACCGTGGCTCTACACGCTGGCCCTGTTTGCTGCGTGGGAACTCCTGGTCTACGCCCTGAAAATGCCACCGACCATTCTGCCGTCGCCGACACGTGTGGCGCAGGCGATTATTCAATATTGGTCGCCGATCTGGAAAAACTCGCTGCAGACGCTCTATACGACAACGCTTGGTTTTGCGCTTGCCGTCGTTGCCGGCCTGGGCATCGGCCTGTTCATCGGTTGGTCGAAGACGATCTATGCCGGACTTTATCCGCTGATGATCGGCTTTAACGCCATCCCGAAGGTCGCGCTTGTACCGATCCTCGTCATCTGGTTCGGCATTGGTACCGTGCCTGCGGTTCTGACCGCTTTCCTGATTTCCTTCTTCCCCATCGTCGTCAACGTTGCCACCGGCCTAGCCACCATCGAGCCGGAAACGGAAGACGTGCTGCGCGCACTTGGCGCGAAGAAGATGGATATCATGTTGAAGGTCGGCATCCCGCGTTCGATGCCTTATTTCTTCGGTTCGCTGAAAATCGCCATCACGCTGGCCTTTGTCGGTTCTGTCGTCTCGGAGACGGTCGCCTCCAATTATGGCCTCGGCAACATGATGAGTTCGGCACAGAGCCAGTTCAATGTGCCCCTGGTTTTTGCCGGCCTGCTGATGCTCGCCGTCGAAGGGATCGTCATGTACGCGATCATGGCCTGGATCGAAA